The sequence TGGCGACATCGATCTCGACGTTGTTGGCGATTACCGCGCTGATGGTGTTCGGTGGCGACAACCTGTGGGGCTTCTCGCTGTCGCTGTTTATCGGCGTGCTGGCAGGTACCTACTCGTCGATCTACATCGCCAACGTGGTGCTGATCTGGCTGAACCTCAACAGCGAAGATTTGATCCCTCCGGCCAGCACTGGCAAGGAGGTCGACGACCGTCCTTGATGGGCGATTGTTGATCTGCTGTTACAAAGAAGGCGCGAGTATTGAACTCGCGCCTTTTTTTTGGCTCCAAGGCTGGGTATAGCGCGGACGTTTCGGTCCGTTTGTGATGGTCAGGAGGTTCATGTGAACAAGTCGTTGCTGGTTGGTGCGGTATTGGGTGCTGTCGGTGTGACTGCCGGGGGCGCTGTTGCCACCTACAGCCTGGTAAAAAGCGGCCCTGAGTATGCGCAAGTGCTGGCTGTGCAGCCGGTGAAAACCCAGATCAAAACCCCGCGCGAGGTCTGCAAGGATGTCGCGGTAACCCGGCAGAAACCGGTACAGGATCAGCATCAGATCGTCGGTACGGTGGTTGGTGCGCTGGCCGGTGGTTTGTTGGGTAACCAGGTTGGTGGCGGTAATGGCAAGAAGCTGGCCACGGTGGCCGGTGCGGTCGGTGGCGGTTATGCCGGTAACAAGGTTCAGGAAGGTATGCAGAACCGTGATACCTACACCACGACTCAAACCCGCTGTAACACTGTGAATGACATCAGTGACAAGGTTGTCGGGTATGACGTGCGGTATCTGCTGGATGGCAAGGAAGGTTCCGTGCGCATGGATCGTGATCCGGGCGGCCAGATTCCGGTGAACAAGGAAGGGCAGTTGGTACTTGGCCAGAATCAGCCGGGCCAATAAGTTGCCGTGATTGAGTGTTCTTCAGGGCTCACTCAAAAACCAGGCATAAAAAAAGCACCCCTAGGGGTGCTTTTTTGTGCTCGCTCGCTTAGCGCTTCAGCGAAGCCGGCAGGTGCGGTTGGATCGCCGTCAGTACTGCCTTGAAGCATTTGGTGTTGCCGGCAACCACATGGCCCTTCTCCAGGAAGTCGTGACCGCCGGTGAAGTCGCTCACCAGGCCGCCTGCTTCTTGAATCAGCAGCGCGCCTGCAGCCATGTCCCACTCGGACAGGCCCGACTCCCAGAATGCGTCAAAACGACCAGCGGCCACGTAAGCCAGGTCCAGGCTTGCAGCGCCGGCGCGACGGATGCCAGCGGTCTGGCCTACTAGGGCGCGGAACATGCCCAGGTAGTTTTCCAGGTTGTCCATCTGGTCATCACGGAACGGGAAGCCTGTGCCCAGCAGGGCGCCGTCCAGGCTGGTGCGACCGCTGACGCGCAGGCGACGACCATTGAGCTGGGCGCCACGGCCGCGGCTGGCGGTGAATTCTTCCTGGCGAACCGGGTCCAGAACAACAGCGTGTTCCAGGCGGCCACGGTATTTGCACGCGATGCTCACGGCAAAGTGCGGGATGCCGCGCAGGAAGTTGGTGGTGCCATCCAGTGGGTCGATGATCCACAGGTAGTCTTCGCCTTCGCCGCTACCTTTGTGCAGGCCGGTTTCTTCACCGAGGATGCCGTGGGTAGGGTAGGCCTTGCGCAGAGCGTCGATGATTTTCTGTTCGGCGGCGCGATCCACCTCGGATACGTAATCCTTGGCGTCTTTTTCGTCGACCTTGATGGTGTCCAGGCGCTCGATGGAGCGGAAGATCAATTCACTGGCGCTGCGGGCGGCGCGCAGCGCGATATTCAGCATGGGCTGCATGGATGTGTCACCTAAGGTTGTTAAAGAAAGCCGAGCATTCTAGCAGAAACTTTCTTCAGGTGAAGGATGACGTTAGCTTTCATGGCATAACCTTAGGCTGTTCTGTAAGATTTGCTCCCCTTTCCCGTGTCCGAGAGCGCCTCCCTTGCTGCAAAACATTCGTGTCGTCTTGGTCAATACCAGTCATCCCGGCAACATCGGTGGGGTGGCGCGAGCCATGAAAAACATGGGGCTGACGCGCCTGGTGCTGGTCGAGCCTCGCCTGTTTCCGCATCACGAGGCCGATGCCCGCGCGTCCGGCGCCAATGACATCCTCGCAAGTGCGCAAGTTGTTGCCACTCTGGAAGATGCCTTGGTGGGCTGTAATTTGGTGTTGGGTACCAGCGCCCGCGACCGTCGTATCCCCTGGCCACTGCTCGACCCCCGCGAATGCGGCACCAAAGTGGTCGAGGAGGCTGCCGGCGGCGCTGAAATTGCCTTGGTGTTCGGTCGTGAAGATTCCGGCCTGACCAATGACGAGCTGCAGCGATGTCATTACCACGTGCACATCCCCTCAGACCCTGAGTTCAGCTCGTTGAACCTCGGGGCGGCGGTGCAGGTGTTGAGTTATGAAGTGCGCATGGCTTGGTTGGCGGCTGAAGGCCAGCCGAGCAAGGTTGAGAAGGACGAGGTTGCGTCGACCAAGAGTGGCGAGTTGGCCACCATGGATGAGCTGGAGCGGTTCTATGAGCACCTGGAGCAAACCCTGGTAGCCATTGAGTTCCTCGACCCGGAAAAACCACGGCACTTGATGGCGCGCCTGCGTCGGCTGTACGGACGCAGCTCGGTCAGTCGGGCGGAAATGAATATATTGCGTGGCATCCTCACGGAAACCCAGAAGGCGGCCCGTGGCGAGCTTCTTAAGCGGAAGGATTAAAAATGTTCGAGCGTTTGCGAGAAGATATCCAGAGTGTATTCCACCGTGACCCGGCGGCGCGCAACGCCTTTGAAGTGCTGACCTGCTACCCGGGCATGCACGCGATCTGGATTCACCGTCTGTCCGGCGCCTTGTGGAATATGGGCTGGAAGTGGCTGGCGCGGCTGGTGTCGAACTTCGGCCGTTGGTTGACCGGGATCGAGATTCATCCGGGGGCCAAGGTCGGTCGTCGGTTCTTTATCGACCATGGCATGGGCATCGTTATCGGTGAGACAGCCGAAATTGGCGATGATGTGACCCTGTATCAGGGCGTGACCCTTGGTGGCACCACCTGGAACAAGGGCAAGCGTCACCCAACCCTGGAAGATGGTGTGGTGGTGGGGGCGGGTGCCAAGGTGCTTGGGCCGTTTACTGTCGGTGCCGGGGCCAAGGTTGGCTCCAACGCTGTGGTTACCAAGGCTGTGCCGCCTGGCGCTACCGTAGTGGGTATTCCGGGGCGGATCATCGTCAAGCCGCAAGTCGGTGATGAGCAGGAAGCCAAGCGCAAGGCTATGGCCGAGAAGATCGGCTTTGATGCCTATGGTGTGAGCGAAGACATGCCTGATCCGGTGGCTCGCGCTATCGGCCAATTACTTGATCACCTGCAAGCGGTGGACGGCAAGCTGGACGGCATGTGCGGCGCGTTAAAGGATCTTGGCAGTAGCTACTGCGCCAAGGACTTGCCGGAGCTGCGCAAAGAAGACTTTGCCGAGATCAAGGACGAAAGCGCCAGTAAGGCGAGCTAAGTCTCAAGGCTAATGCAACCCCTGTGGGAGCTGGCTTGCTTGCGATAGCGGTCTGCCAGTTCCATTTCCGGTTCTGATCCACCGCTATCGCAGGCAAGCCAGCTCTCACAGGGGATCTCCATTGGTCTCGCAATCGTGCTCAGGTCTTGATCCTGCTGTTCGATGTCGCCCCATCCTGCTATTATTCGCGCGCCCTTTTTACGGGTATTCCTGACTAAAGTACTAGGTCTTATAGTTGACTTAAATACTCGGGAATCGCATACTTGCTCCCATTCTGAAACACCTTGGTACTTGTCCATGAGACTG is a genomic window of Pseudomonas sp. ADAK18 containing:
- a CDS encoding glycine zipper 2TM domain-containing protein gives rise to the protein MNKSLLVGAVLGAVGVTAGGAVATYSLVKSGPEYAQVLAVQPVKTQIKTPREVCKDVAVTRQKPVQDQHQIVGTVVGALAGGLLGNQVGGGNGKKLATVAGAVGGGYAGNKVQEGMQNRDTYTTTQTRCNTVNDISDKVVGYDVRYLLDGKEGSVRMDRDPGGQIPVNKEGQLVLGQNQPGQ
- the suhB gene encoding inositol-phosphate phosphatase, whose translation is MQPMLNIALRAARSASELIFRSIERLDTIKVDEKDAKDYVSEVDRAAEQKIIDALRKAYPTHGILGEETGLHKGSGEGEDYLWIIDPLDGTTNFLRGIPHFAVSIACKYRGRLEHAVVLDPVRQEEFTASRGRGAQLNGRRLRVSGRTSLDGALLGTGFPFRDDQMDNLENYLGMFRALVGQTAGIRRAGAASLDLAYVAAGRFDAFWESGLSEWDMAAGALLIQEAGGLVSDFTGGHDFLEKGHVVAGNTKCFKAVLTAIQPHLPASLKR
- the trmJ gene encoding tRNA (cytosine(32)/uridine(32)-2'-O)-methyltransferase TrmJ, producing MLQNIRVVLVNTSHPGNIGGVARAMKNMGLTRLVLVEPRLFPHHEADARASGANDILASAQVVATLEDALVGCNLVLGTSARDRRIPWPLLDPRECGTKVVEEAAGGAEIALVFGREDSGLTNDELQRCHYHVHIPSDPEFSSLNLGAAVQVLSYEVRMAWLAAEGQPSKVEKDEVASTKSGELATMDELERFYEHLEQTLVAIEFLDPEKPRHLMARLRRLYGRSSVSRAEMNILRGILTETQKAARGELLKRKD
- the cysE gene encoding serine O-acetyltransferase translates to MFERLREDIQSVFHRDPAARNAFEVLTCYPGMHAIWIHRLSGALWNMGWKWLARLVSNFGRWLTGIEIHPGAKVGRRFFIDHGMGIVIGETAEIGDDVTLYQGVTLGGTTWNKGKRHPTLEDGVVVGAGAKVLGPFTVGAGAKVGSNAVVTKAVPPGATVVGIPGRIIVKPQVGDEQEAKRKAMAEKIGFDAYGVSEDMPDPVARAIGQLLDHLQAVDGKLDGMCGALKDLGSSYCAKDLPELRKEDFAEIKDESASKAS